In one window of Paracoccus saliphilus DNA:
- the glgX gene encoding glycogen debranching protein GlgX yields MTDRYAITAGLPTPLGATFDGAGVNFAVFSQHAERVVLCLFDARGRETRIDLPEREGHVWHGYISGLWPGQKYGYRVHGPYTPQEGHRFNPNKLLIDPYAKRLSGKPVNHDALCGYRAGHADADLSFDRRDSAAYMPKSLVVDPAFAWGDDRPLQHPWTETVIYEAHVKGLTAGRQDIPGRGTYLAMASDPILDHLNDLGVTAIELLPVHAFKDDRFLTERGLVNYWGYMSYGFFAPEPRYMRDGDIAEFQQMVARFHRAGIEVILDVVYNHTAEGNELGPTLSFRGFDNAAYYRLTEDRRYYVNDAGTGNVLNMDSPFTLRLVMDSLRYWVEVMHVDGFRFDLCSVLGRTGGVFDRDGPFFRAVRQDPVLNRVKLIAEPWDIGPDGYQLGSYPAPFAEWNDRFRDQIRGYWKGDSGLIGKLAKRIAGSAARFDHDGRAATSSVNFIAAHDGFTLMDTVSYNQKHNEANSEDNRDGHDHNVSDNCGVEGPSDDAGVLARRARRRRNLMATLMLSQGTPMILAGDELGNSQGGNNNAYCQDNSTGWVDWDSADQGFLEFCRRVIGFRKAHPILRQKRFLHSLPRREDGLPDLFWRRVDGEPMSEADWTNPDLRLLAVEMRMASGTPGYAALPGAIFVVFNSGPEASLRLPDIAEGAGWRRRLDSWRDGDIDDAAAETERIGANSVVAFVMSETGQTG; encoded by the coding sequence ATGACTGACAGATACGCGATCACCGCAGGACTCCCGACACCATTGGGTGCCACTTTCGACGGTGCCGGGGTGAATTTCGCCGTCTTCTCGCAACATGCCGAGCGGGTGGTGCTGTGCCTGTTTGACGCAAGGGGCCGCGAAACCCGCATCGACCTGCCCGAGCGCGAGGGGCATGTCTGGCATGGCTATATCTCCGGGCTGTGGCCGGGGCAGAAATACGGCTATCGCGTCCACGGCCCCTATACCCCGCAGGAGGGCCATCGCTTCAATCCCAACAAGCTGCTGATCGACCCATATGCCAAGCGCCTGAGCGGCAAGCCCGTCAATCACGACGCGCTTTGCGGCTATCGCGCCGGTCATGCCGATGCCGATCTCAGCTTTGACCGGCGGGACAGCGCGGCCTATATGCCGAAATCTCTGGTCGTCGATCCCGCCTTTGCCTGGGGAGACGACCGGCCCCTGCAGCACCCATGGACCGAAACGGTGATCTACGAGGCGCATGTGAAGGGCCTGACCGCCGGGCGTCAGGACATCCCCGGACGCGGCACCTATCTGGCGATGGCCTCTGACCCGATCCTCGATCACCTGAACGATCTTGGCGTGACCGCGATCGAGCTTTTGCCCGTGCATGCCTTCAAGGATGACCGTTTCCTGACCGAGAGGGGGCTGGTGAATTACTGGGGCTACATGTCCTACGGCTTTTTCGCGCCCGAGCCGCGCTACATGCGCGACGGCGATATCGCCGAGTTCCAGCAGATGGTTGCGCGCTTTCACCGGGCCGGGATCGAGGTGATCCTTGACGTGGTCTACAACCACACCGCCGAGGGCAATGAGCTGGGGCCGACCCTGTCCTTTCGCGGTTTCGACAACGCTGCCTATTACCGGCTGACCGAGGATCGGCGCTATTACGTCAATGACGCGGGCACCGGCAATGTGCTGAACATGGACAGCCCCTTCACGCTCAGACTGGTCATGGATTCATTGCGTTACTGGGTCGAGGTGATGCATGTGGACGGCTTCCGCTTCGACCTCTGCTCGGTGCTGGGCCGCACTGGCGGAGTGTTCGACCGCGACGGGCCGTTCTTTCGCGCGGTGCGCCAGGACCCGGTGCTGAACCGGGTCAAGCTGATCGCCGAGCCATGGGATATCGGGCCGGACGGCTATCAGCTCGGCTCTTATCCCGCGCCCTTCGCGGAATGGAACGACCGTTTCCGCGACCAGATCCGTGGTTACTGGAAAGGTGATTCCGGGCTGATCGGCAAGCTGGCCAAGCGTATCGCCGGATCGGCGGCGCGGTTCGATCATGACGGGCGGGCGGCGACCTCTTCGGTCAATTTCATCGCCGCGCATGATGGGTTTACGCTGATGGATACGGTCAGCTACAACCAGAAACATAACGAGGCCAATAGCGAGGATAACCGCGACGGCCACGATCACAACGTCTCGGACAATTGCGGGGTCGAGGGGCCGAGCGATGATGCCGGGGTGCTGGCCCGCCGCGCCCGCCGCCGCCGTAACCTGATGGCGACGCTGATGCTGTCGCAGGGCACGCCGATGATCCTTGCGGGCGACGAGCTGGGCAATTCGCAGGGCGGCAATAACAACGCCTATTGCCAGGATAATTCAACGGGTTGGGTGGACTGGGACAGCGCCGATCAGGGTTTTCTCGAGTTCTGCCGCCGGGTGATCGGCTTCCGCAAGGCCCATCCGATCCTGCGGCAAAAGCGCTTCCTGCACAGCCTTCCGCGCCGCGAGGACGGCTTGCCCGACCTGTTCTGGCGCCGCGTTGACGGTGAACCGATGAGCGAAGCCGACTGGACCAATCCCGATCTGCGCCTGCTGGCGGTCGAGATGCGGATGGCCTCGGGCACGCCCGGTTACGCGGCTTTGCCGGGGGCGATTTTCGTGGTTTTCAATTCCGGACCAGAGGCTTCGCTGCGTCTACCCGATATTGCGGAGGGCGCTGGCTGGCGACGTCGGCTGGACAGTTGGCGTGACGGAGATATCGACGATGCAGCGGCAGAGACCGAACGCATCGGGGCCAATAGCGTTGTGGCCTTCGTCATGAGCGAGACCGGTCAAACCGGCTGA
- the glgA gene encoding glycogen synthase GlgA: protein MIRVLSVASECAPLVKTGGLADVVVALPAALAVQGVQMRTLLPGYPAVMAVLTGETEVERFDDLFGGPARLLAGQAAGLDLLVIDAPHLFDREGNPYLGPDGRDWPDNPERFAALSWVGAHVGAKGAGGWHPQILHGHDWQAGFMTEYLRRMQAGDLRTVLTIHNIAFNGPADPSRLHSLRLDPARFHSDGFEYWGAISALKAGLIGADRLTTVSPTYAEELMTPEFGLGMDGVMRHRRDALTGILNGIDESVWNPATDPAIKTYRDLKGKPANKSALRAEMSLPGSDGPLCVIVSRMTEQKGLDLVLQALPALLKGGGQLALLGSGDPALQTAFERAAKNPHVAVRIGYDEALSHRMIAGGDAILVPSRFEPCGLTQLYGLRYGTLPLVGLTGGLADTVINASPAALAQGVATGIQFSPITAEALRNALTRLCALYRDRETWSRMQANAMAQPVGWDQSARAYADMYAELIG, encoded by the coding sequence TTGATCCGGGTCCTGTCGGTCGCCTCGGAATGCGCGCCGCTGGTCAAGACCGGCGGGCTGGCCGATGTGGTGGTGGCGCTGCCTGCTGCGCTGGCGGTGCAGGGCGTGCAGATGCGCACGCTTCTGCCGGGCTATCCTGCGGTCATGGCGGTGCTGACAGGCGAAACCGAGGTCGAGCGGTTCGACGATCTTTTCGGGGGCCCGGCCCGGCTGCTTGCCGGTCAGGCGGCGGGGCTCGATCTGCTGGTGATCGATGCGCCGCATCTGTTTGACCGTGAAGGCAATCCCTATCTGGGCCCGGATGGCCGCGACTGGCCCGACAATCCCGAACGTTTCGCGGCGCTGTCATGGGTCGGTGCGCATGTCGGGGCCAAGGGGGCTGGGGGCTGGCATCCGCAGATCCTGCATGGCCATGATTGGCAGGCGGGTTTCATGACCGAATACCTGCGGCGGATGCAGGCAGGAGACCTGCGCACCGTCCTGACGATCCACAATATCGCTTTCAATGGTCCCGCCGATCCGTCACGGCTGCATTCCCTTCGGCTCGACCCTGCGCGCTTCCATAGTGACGGCTTCGAATATTGGGGCGCGATCTCGGCACTGAAGGCGGGACTGATCGGGGCGGACCGCCTGACCACGGTGTCGCCCACCTATGCCGAGGAACTGATGACACCGGAATTCGGCCTTGGCATGGATGGGGTCATGCGCCACCGCCGCGATGCGCTGACAGGAATCCTGAACGGCATCGACGAGTCGGTCTGGAATCCTGCCACTGACCCGGCGATCAAGACCTATCGCGATCTCAAGGGCAAGCCCGCCAACAAATCCGCCTTGCGGGCCGAGATGAGCCTGCCCGGAAGCGATGGCCCGCTCTGCGTGATCGTCTCGCGCATGACCGAGCAGAAGGGGCTGGACCTCGTGCTGCAGGCCCTGCCCGCCTTGCTGAAAGGCGGGGGCCAGCTTGCCCTGCTCGGCTCGGGCGATCCCGCCCTGCAGACCGCCTTCGAGCGCGCTGCGAAGAACCCGCATGTCGCCGTCCGTATAGGTTATGACGAGGCGCTCTCGCATCGCATGATCGCGGGCGGCGATGCGATCCTCGTGCCTTCGCGCTTCGAGCCCTGCGGGCTGACGCAGCTTTACGGGCTGCGCTATGGCACGCTTCCGCTGGTGGGCCTGACCGGGGGGCTGGCGGATACGGTGATCAATGCCTCCCCCGCCGCTCTGGCCCAAGGGGTGGCCACGGGCATCCAGTTCTCGCCGATTACCGCCGAGGCGCTGCGGAACGCATTGACCCGGCTTTGCGCACTTTACAGGGACCGCGAAACATGGTCCCGCATGCAGGCGAACGCGATGGCACAACCCGTAGGCTGGGATCAGTCGGCCAGGGCCTATGCCGACATGTATGCCGAATTGATCGGCTGA
- the glgC gene encoding glucose-1-phosphate adenylyltransferase has protein sequence MARTKRLTSRAMAFVLAGGRGSRLKELTDRRVKPAVYFGGKTRIIDFALSNAMNSGIRKIAVATQYKAHSLIRHCQRGWNFFRAERNEFLDILPASQRMSDESWYRGTADAVNQNIDIVDSYDVDYIVILAGDHIYKMDYEIMLREHVESGADVTVGCLTVPREEASAFGVMDVDGSGRITSFLEKPKDPPAMPGHPDKALASMGIYVFNWAFLRDLLQHDAENPDSSHDFGNDLIPEIVKHGKAMAHRFDESCVRREGAPAYWKDVGTVDAFWQANIDLTDFTPELNLWDRDWPIWTYSESVPPAKFIHDQKGRRGLAVSSMVSGGCIISGTEIRNSLLFTEVHTNSYASLDHVVALPYVTVHRHAKLSNAVIDRGVVIPEGLVVGEDPQEDAKWFRVSEGGVTLITQDMLDKRAAAL, from the coding sequence ATGGCCAGAACCAAAAGACTGACCAGCCGGGCGATGGCTTTCGTTCTGGCCGGTGGGCGCGGCAGCCGGTTGAAGGAGCTGACTGACAGGCGCGTCAAGCCCGCCGTCTATTTCGGCGGCAAGACCCGGATCATCGATTTCGCGCTGTCCAACGCGATGAACTCGGGCATTCGCAAGATCGCCGTTGCCACGCAATACAAGGCGCATAGCCTGATCCGTCATTGCCAGCGCGGCTGGAACTTCTTCCGGGCCGAGCGGAACGAGTTTCTTGATATCCTGCCCGCTTCGCAGCGCATGTCCGACGAAAGCTGGTATCGCGGCACGGCGGATGCGGTGAACCAGAATATCGACATCGTGGACAGCTATGACGTCGATTACATCGTGATCCTCGCCGGGGACCATATCTACAAGATGGATTACGAGATCATGCTGCGCGAGCATGTCGAGAGTGGTGCCGATGTCACCGTCGGCTGCCTGACCGTCCCCCGCGAGGAGGCGAGCGCCTTCGGCGTGATGGATGTGGATGGCAGTGGCCGGATCACCTCTTTCCTCGAAAAGCCCAAGGATCCGCCCGCCATGCCCGGTCATCCCGACAAGGCATTGGCCTCGATGGGGATTTATGTCTTCAACTGGGCCTTCCTGCGCGACCTGCTGCAACACGATGCCGAGAACCCGGATTCCAGTCATGATTTCGGCAATGACCTGATCCCCGAGATCGTGAAACACGGCAAGGCGATGGCGCATCGTTTCGACGAGTCCTGCGTGCGGCGCGAGGGCGCGCCTGCCTATTGGAAGGATGTCGGCACCGTGGACGCCTTCTGGCAGGCCAATATCGACTTGACCGATTTCACGCCCGAACTGAATCTCTGGGACCGGGACTGGCCGATCTGGACCTATTCCGAAAGCGTGCCCCCGGCGAAATTCATCCATGATCAGAAAGGGCGGCGCGGGCTGGCGGTGTCCTCGATGGTGTCCGGCGGCTGCATCATCTCGGGAACCGAGATCCGCAACTCGCTGTTATTCACCGAGGTTCACACCAATTCCTATGCCTCGCTGGATCACGTGGTCGCATTGCCCTATGTGACGGTGCATCGCCATGCGAAACTGTCCAATGCGGTGATCGACCGCGGGGTGGTGATCCCCGAGGGGCTGGTCGTCGGAGAGGATCCGCAGGAGGACGCGAAATGGTTCCGGGTCAGCGAGGGCGGCGTGACGCTGATCACGCAGGACATGCTGGACAAGCGGGCGGCAGCGCTTTGA